One window from the genome of Lepisosteus oculatus isolate fLepOcu1 chromosome 25, fLepOcu1.hap2, whole genome shotgun sequence encodes:
- the LOC102691846 gene encoding calglandulin codes for MVEALTPEQITEYKGVFEMFDEEGNGDVKTSELERLMSLMGINLTKRELVQMAKDVDKDGKGLFNCDSFLGLMALYHERAKNQDAELRAAFKVFDKDAKGYIDWDTLKYVLMNAGEPLNEEEAEQMMKEADKDGDGTIDYEEFVAMMTGDSFKMTS; via the exons ATG GTCGAAGCCCTGACTCCCGAGCAGATCACGGAGTACAAAGGCGTGTTTGAGATGTTTGACGAGGAGGGGAACGGCGACGTCAAGACATCGGAGCTGGAGAGACTCATGAGCCTCATGGGCATCAACCTCACCAAGAGAGAGCTGGTGCAGATGGCCAAGGATGTAGACAAGGATG GCAAGGGCCTCTTCAACTGCGACAGTTTCCTGGGACTGATGGCACTGTACCACGAGAGGGCTAAGAACCAGGACGCGGAACTGCGAGCGGCCTTCAAAGTGTTCGATAAAGATGCCAAAGGCTATATCGACTGGGACACCCTGAA ATACGTGCTGATGAACGCAGGCGAGCCCCTGAACGAGGAGGAGGCCGAGCAGATGATGAAAGAAGCAGATAAGGACGGGGATGGAACGATTGACTACGAAG AATTCGTGGCCATGATGACGGGTGACTCTTTTAAGATGACATCATGA
- the LOC107075588 gene encoding transmembrane protein 52 isoform X1 produces MNYLAFTTFWLLVSQTTAGRRCDGPSECPNSGVDWSRLWYVWLILMVVSAMLVCGVIASCVRCCCRTRKPPSPTFAGHPFEVTVVSVENENTTQSISTVSSYSVIPHRPGSLLPLPFRPEAGTSSSPPPYNLYALEIAPPAYEEALKMPFDLYAAPHGNRKQGGPAGEGSPAERPLSERDMNRRNLGQPPAGGAAEEEPPQYERYDPIAERAEEDFSDVDLGERDSAGCHQEEPGNSRETERSS; encoded by the exons ATGAACTACCTGGCTTTTACAACTTTCTGGCTCTTG GTGTCGCAAACGACGGCTGGTCGGCGTTGCGACGGTCCCAGTGA GTGTCCGAATAGCGGTGTGGACTGGTCGCGGCTCTGGTATGTCTG GCTGATTCTCATGGTGGTGTCGGCGATGCTCGTGTGCGGGGTCATCGCCAGCTGCGTGCGCTGCTGCTGCAGGACGAGGAAGCCCCCCTCGCCCACCTTCGCCGGACACCCCTTTGAAGTCACTGTCGTCTCCGTGGAGAACGAGAACACCACACAAAGCATAAGCACCGTATCGt CCTACAGCGTGATACCCCACCGCCCGGGCAGCCTCCTGCCCCTGCCCTTCCGGCCGGAGGCTGGCACCAGCAGCTCCCCTCCTCCTTACAACCTCTACGCCCTGGAGATCGCGCCCCCGGCCTACGAAGAGGCCTTGAAGATGCCTTTCGACCTGTACGCGGCCCCCCACGGGAACAGGAAGCAGGGGGGCCCGGCGGGCGAGGGGTCCCCCGCGGAGCGCCCCCTCTCCGAGCGGGACATGAACCGGAGGAACCTGGGGCAGCCGCCTGCGGGCGGCGCGGCCGAGGAGGAGCCTCCCCAGTACGAGCGCTACGACCCCATCGCGGAGCGGGCCGAGGAGGACTTCAGCGACGTGGACCTGGGCGAGCGGGACTCGGCTGGCTGTCACCAGGAGGAGCCGGGGAACTCCAGGGAAACCGAGCGAAGCTCGTGA
- the LOC107075588 gene encoding transmembrane protein 52 isoform X2 — MVVSAMLVCGVIASCVRCCCRTRKPPSPTFAGHPFEVTVVSVENENTTQSISTVSSYSVIPHRPGSLLPLPFRPEAGTSSSPPPYNLYALEIAPPAYEEALKMPFDLYAAPHGNRKQGGPAGEGSPAERPLSERDMNRRNLGQPPAGGAAEEEPPQYERYDPIAERAEEDFSDVDLGERDSAGCHQEEPGNSRETERSS, encoded by the exons ATGGTGGTGTCGGCGATGCTCGTGTGCGGGGTCATCGCCAGCTGCGTGCGCTGCTGCTGCAGGACGAGGAAGCCCCCCTCGCCCACCTTCGCCGGACACCCCTTTGAAGTCACTGTCGTCTCCGTGGAGAACGAGAACACCACACAAAGCATAAGCACCGTATCGt CCTACAGCGTGATACCCCACCGCCCGGGCAGCCTCCTGCCCCTGCCCTTCCGGCCGGAGGCTGGCACCAGCAGCTCCCCTCCTCCTTACAACCTCTACGCCCTGGAGATCGCGCCCCCGGCCTACGAAGAGGCCTTGAAGATGCCTTTCGACCTGTACGCGGCCCCCCACGGGAACAGGAAGCAGGGGGGCCCGGCGGGCGAGGGGTCCCCCGCGGAGCGCCCCCTCTCCGAGCGGGACATGAACCGGAGGAACCTGGGGCAGCCGCCTGCGGGCGGCGCGGCCGAGGAGGAGCCTCCCCAGTACGAGCGCTACGACCCCATCGCGGAGCGGGCCGAGGAGGACTTCAGCGACGTGGACCTGGGCGAGCGGGACTCGGCTGGCTGTCACCAGGAGGAGCCGGGGAACTCCAGGGAAACCGAGCGAAGCTCGTGA